Proteins encoded together in one Bradyrhizobium sp. PSBB068 window:
- a CDS encoding phasin — MTNPSDPFSASIIPFEVPEQVRAFAEKGVLQARDSYAKFKDAAETHNSTVEAVFTSINKGATAYSAKLIEFFKANTTSSLDFAQELFTVKSPTEAVELWTSHARKQFETYTAQAKELAELGQKVASETAEPIKASAAKFTQQPAA, encoded by the coding sequence ATGACCAACCCGTCCGATCCGTTTTCCGCCTCGATCATCCCGTTCGAGGTTCCCGAGCAGGTTCGCGCGTTCGCCGAGAAGGGCGTGCTGCAGGCTCGCGACAGCTACGCCAAGTTCAAGGACGCTGCCGAGACCCACAACTCGACCGTCGAGGCCGTCTTCACCTCGATCAACAAGGGAGCCACTGCGTATTCGGCCAAGCTGATCGAGTTCTTCAAGGCCAACACCACCTCCTCGCTCGACTTCGCCCAGGAGCTGTTCACCGTGAAGTCGCCGACCGAAGCCGTCGAGCTGTGGACCTCGCACGCCCGCAAGCAGTTCGAGACCTACACCGCGCAGGCCAAGGAACTGGCCGAACTCGGCCAGAAGGTCGCCAGCGAGACCGCCGAGCCGATCAAGGCCAGCGCCGCGAAGTTCACCCAGCAGCCGGCCGCCTGA
- a CDS encoding phasin family protein: MSDNGRDHFEIPKFEIPKDMRSMAEASFDQARKAFEQFVTNARDTAGKIEERNATMRAGAKDVSAKALSYAEKNVQSSLNYAQSLLKAKDLTEVMRLHSEYVQGQMRALAEQASEMGQAVSRAAMDAVKPKS; encoded by the coding sequence ATGAGCGACAACGGGCGTGACCATTTCGAGATCCCCAAATTCGAGATTCCCAAGGACATGCGGTCGATGGCGGAGGCGAGCTTCGATCAGGCGCGCAAGGCGTTCGAGCAGTTCGTGACCAACGCGCGGGATACCGCCGGCAAGATCGAGGAGCGCAACGCCACGATGCGCGCCGGCGCCAAGGACGTCTCCGCCAAGGCGCTGTCCTATGCCGAAAAGAACGTGCAGTCGTCGCTCAACTACGCCCAGTCGCTGCTCAAGGCCAAGGACCTCACCGAGGTGATGCGGCTGCACAGCGAATATGTGCAGGGCCAGATGCGCGCGCTCGCCGAGCAGGCCAGCGAAATGGGCCAGGCGGTCAGCCGTGCCGCGATGGATGCGGTGAAGCCCAAGAGCTGA